Part of the candidate division KSB1 bacterium genome, TCGACAATGCACCCGTTGATCTGGCCCCTTTCCCACATTTTCGTGATGATCGCCGCATCGACAGTGGACGGCAGCCCTGGAACCACGGTCTCAACCGCCGAGAGGAGCGCCACACGCGGCCTGCTCATGCCGAGCGCATGGGCCACCTCCACGGCGTTCTGAATGATTTCCACTTTCTGATTGATGTCCGGGGCCAGCGTTACGCCACCGTCGGTAATCATGAGCAGCTTGTTGCCCTTGCGACGGGGATCTTCGCATAGAAAGACGTCGCTCAGCAGACGACCGGTGCGCAGCCCTGAGGCGGCGTCCAACACTGCTTTCAGCAAAGTGGCCGTCTTTGTCTTTCCCTTGAGAAGGATGTCGGCTTCCCCTTGGCGAACTGCTGCCACCGCCGCACGCACCGCCTCTCCCTCATCGGCGCAGGGGCGAAGCGCCATGCTCTGGGGAAGGGGCCCGCCGATTTCGTCCCACACTTTGCGGATCTCGGCTTCCGGCCCGTAGAGCAGTGCTTCGGCCAGTCCCACGCGGTCTGCTTCGTACAGCGCCGAGAGCGCCGCCTCGTCCTGCGCTGCAGCGACCGCTACTCTCACCTTACCGGCCGCCTTTGCGGCCTCGAGTAGTTCGTCCAGGGACCTAATTTCTCGTTCCGGCATGCAGCATTTCCCTCTCTAGGTGGTTTCCACAGCCACGCCTCGGTGGATTCTGATCACGGCAACTGCCAACAAGAGACAGTAGCCTATCCAGAGCACCAGCAAGAATGAGCCGGAAAACAGACCGGCCAGCAGTACCGCGCTCAACACCACGGTGAAAGGAGTGAGCGCGTACACTGCCACGGCAAATGCGTCCTTGGGGCGCAGGGGGCCATGCCGCAGGCCGTCCAAGAGGAGCACGTATCCCGCACCCAAAAGAGCGGCGATGGAGCCCACGAGCAGGACAGCCACTACTCCGCCCACGGCGAGCATCGCAATCCCCACCGTCAGCACCTGCTTCAGGAGTGCCGGTGCGTTCTTCGGCGTGATGATGAGCGGCACCGAAGCACGAAGTGAGTCAAAGGCATAGCGGCGGACGCCGTGGCGGCTCTTCACTTCCAGGCCCCTATTGGTCACCAGCACACTGCCAACCGGGAGACTTTCCACTGAGGCAAAAACGCCTGTGGTGTCGATTACCACCTGCGCCCCATTCTCAAGCTCCACCCTGGTCGGCAGCGAGCCCGCAAAAGAGACTCGTTTGCCATCTAAGTGGATTTCTGGAAAGCGCTCGTCGTAGTAGCTCACGTAGCGTTTGGCCACGGCAGTTACTCGGCTGGCAAATGGGATGAGCGTGACGGCAAGCACGGCGCTGCTCAGCACAAGGAGATGCAGAACAACCAAAGGATGTCGCCTGTGCGGCACCGCCGCATAGAACGAAAGGCTGCTCACGCTTCCCAAGAAGTTGCCAAAGAAATTGCTTTTCTCCTTCATCGCCCAGCAGTGTCTGTGCAGTTAGTACTCCAGAGCCTCTTCCTCGCCACGCAGCACGCGCAGCACCCCTGCGACCATGGCCTCCATCTCGAACTCGCCGGCAAGGACCATCACCGGAGCAAGGAATCCGACGCGCTGGGACACCCAGTCCACTAAGAGGCGCGAGTGGGCCAGTCCACCCGTCAGCACCACTGCGTCGACGCTGCCGGCCAGGACGGTGGCCATGGCACCGATTTCCTTGGCAATCTGGTACGCCATTGCCTCGTAGACTTGCCGGGCCATTTCGTCGCCTTCGGCAATGCGCCGCTCAACTTCCTCGGCGGAACTTGTGCCGAGATAAGCCACCAGTCCCCCCTTGCCCATCACCAAGGTGCGCATCTCCTTCTCGGTGTATCGTCCCGAGTAACAGAGGCCGATGAACGGCTGCAGCGGCAAGCCTCCGGTGCGCTCCGGCGAGAAAGGGCCGTCGCTTGAGGCATCGTTGACGTCAACTATCCTTCCCGCTTTGACCGGTGCCACAGAGATGCCGCCGCCAAGGTGGGCAACTACCAGGTTCGTCTCCGCCAGCGATTTGCCCAGCCTTGCGGCGGCGCGGCGCGCGACCTCGTGGATGCTCAGCGCATGCGCCAACGCGCGCCTTTGAATGAGTGGATGTCCGGAGTAGCGCGCGAGCGGCCCGAACTCGTCCACCGACACCGGGTCGGTGACATAGGCCTCGACACCGGCTTGCCGCGCAAAGTCAAAAGCCAGCGCACACCCCAAATTGGCCACATGTTCGCCCTGCAGGTTAGCCTTGGCATCGGTCAGCATCTTCTCGTTCACGCGGTAGGTCCCCCCGGCGACGCTGCGCAAGAGCCCACCCCGCCCGGCAACTGCCGCCAAGGACCGCAATTCCAAGCGCTGCCTGGCAACAAAGTCGGCTATTGCCGCCCGGCGCATCTCAAACTGGTCCCACACATGAGGATGCTTGGCCAGCTCTTCAGGAGGGTGCGTCAAAGTCTCTCGTGCTTCTGCCTGCTCTGCCACGAAAAGCGCCACCTTTGTGCTCGTCGACCCAGGGTTGATGACCAGTATGCGCACGAATCACTCTCCGCTGCTTGCGACTGCCATTGCTGAGCACATCGCCATATCGCAAAGCACACTCGGCCCTGCGCGCTGCCAAGCGCGCCAACACGCACGACCCTGCCGGATCTCGAGCGGCGCAGGCACGCTCACGACCGAGCTCGCGCTCCGGAAAGCTGTGCCCCCAACACGATAACCACTCCGGCAAGACACGCAAGGAAGAGGAAGTACAAGGGCATGGACAACGAGCCGGCGCGAGGGGCAACAAGGAGAGCCGCCAGTCCCACGAGCGCAAGAGCGGCCATGATGATGCTGTTGCGCCGCTCCTTTTTCAGGCGGATGTTCTCCACCGTCAGCTTGCGATGCTCCAGCACGCGCCGAATGACGTTGGTCAGTTTCTCTGGCGGAAAGGGCTTCATGAGGTAGTCGTAAGCCCCTTCGCGCATGGCCTGCACTGCCGTTTCCACGCTGGCGTGGGCGGTGATAATGACCACCGGGAGGTCCGCTTGTGCCTCGCGCAGCTTCTTCTGCAACACGATGCCGTCCATGCCAGGCATGCGAATGTCGATGACGGCAACATCGAACGGGCGCTCCTTGACCACTGCCAGCGCCTTGAGCGCATCATCGGCCGTCTCGACCTCAAACCCTTCGTCCTCAAGCCAAGCGCGGAGCGAGTCGCGCATGACCTGCTCATCATCAACCACGAGTACTTTCGCCTTTTCCATCCTCTTGCCTCCAGCACTGTCTCGCCCACAAGCATCGGCCTGTCCCGCGAAGGCCAAACTCAGTCCAAAGCCTCCTACGCGCGGATCGCGCTCGGCTACCTTGCAAAAAGGAAGTAGGCGGCCAAGAGAAGCACGACCAAGGTTACCAGAGCAGTAATGGCGATGTGCAGCACCTGCTTGCGTTCCTTGCGCAAGCGGATGTTCTCCTCCACAAGCCGACGGTGCTCCACGATGCGCCGGATGAGGTTCGTCAGCTTCTCCGGCGGGAAGGGCTTCATCAGATAGTCGTAGGCCCCTTCCTTCATGGACTGGATGGCGTTCTCCACAGTGGCGTGAGCCGTGATCATCACCACGGGGAGATCCTTGTGCACCTCGTGGAGCTTCTTGAGCAAAGTGACGCCGTCCATGCCGGGCATCTTGATGT contains:
- a CDS encoding response regulator, with protein sequence MEKAKVLVVDDEQVMRDSLRAWLEDEGFEVETADDALKALAVVKERPFDVAVIDIRMPGMDGIVLQKKLREAQADLPVVIITAHASVETAVQAMREGAYDYLMKPFPPEKLTNVIRRVLEHRKLTVENIRLKKERRNSIIMAALALVGLAALLVAPRAGSLSMPLYFLFLACLAGVVIVLGAQLSGARARS
- a CDS encoding bifunctional enoyl-CoA hydratase/phosphate acetyltransferase; the protein is MPEREIRSLDELLEAAKAAGKVRVAVAAAQDEAALSALYEADRVGLAEALLYGPEAEIRKVWDEIGGPLPQSMALRPCADEGEAVRAAVAAVRQGEADILLKGKTKTATLLKAVLDAASGLRTGRLLSDVFLCEDPRRKGNKLLMITDGGVTLAPDINQKVEIIQNAVEVAHALGMSRPRVALLSAVETVVPGLPSTVDAAIITKMWERGQINGCIVDGPLALDNAVSEEAARIKGISSEVAGKADILVCPGIEAANMLAKSTTYFAGFRLAHVIVGAKAPVLIPSRSDTADAKLMSVALGALVCKGRRS
- a CDS encoding response regulator, whose product is MDKASVLIVDDEAIMRESLSAWFQEEGFQVHTEAEGLAAINFVRDHPVDVAVVDIKMPGMDGVTLLKKLHEVHKDLPVVMITAHATVENAIQSMKEGAYDYLMKPFPPEKLTNLIRRIVEHRRLVEENIRLRKERKQVLHIAITALVTLVVLLLAAYFLFAR
- the buk gene encoding butyrate kinase; translated protein: MRILVINPGSTSTKVALFVAEQAEARETLTHPPEELAKHPHVWDQFEMRRAAIADFVARQRLELRSLAAVAGRGGLLRSVAGGTYRVNEKMLTDAKANLQGEHVANLGCALAFDFARQAGVEAYVTDPVSVDEFGPLARYSGHPLIQRRALAHALSIHEVARRAAARLGKSLAETNLVVAHLGGGISVAPVKAGRIVDVNDASSDGPFSPERTGGLPLQPFIGLCYSGRYTEKEMRTLVMGKGGLVAYLGTSSAEEVERRIAEGDEMARQVYEAMAYQIAKEIGAMATVLAGSVDAVVLTGGLAHSRLLVDWVSQRVGFLAPVMVLAGEFEMEAMVAGVLRVLRGEEEALEY
- a CDS encoding DUF1189 family protein is translated as MKEKSNFFGNFLGSVSSLSFYAAVPHRRHPLVVLHLLVLSSAVLAVTLIPFASRVTAVAKRYVSYYDERFPEIHLDGKRVSFAGSLPTRVELENGAQVVIDTTGVFASVESLPVGSVLVTNRGLEVKSRHGVRRYAFDSLRASVPLIITPKNAPALLKQVLTVGIAMLAVGGVVAVLLVGSIAALLGAGYVLLLDGLRHGPLRPKDAFAVAVYALTPFTVVLSAVLLAGLFSGSFLLVLWIGYCLLLAVAVIRIHRGVAVETT